In a genomic window of Aggregatimonas sangjinii:
- a CDS encoding helix-turn-helix transcriptional regulator, which translates to METRKKRAKQELESLAAHLVGEVVYENGVQVLKVSNEIGEGQVQCICFDDGLIAMEFDVALKQNISVLLNEKQGDMVYFLYCLEGNCLHKFQKDEVITKLEELQTAVVSNSTELLSELLIRKDSRLILNLIRIDRKKYVKKFKKDFEGFDQKTLQFLDSFNDHKGYFHLGKINLEIGELIKMLENAKFVNDLSTLMQFEGICHLILAKQIEQFRFEMEFGKSPATTLLKRELKDIGEVSDFIKNYPEVQHTITNLCSKSGLSAAKLQQGFRFIHDMTVGEFVRDTRLKRARHLLQTTEMNISEVVYTIGLTSRSYFCKIFKAKYRCSPKQYKKNVLQKQQIEA; encoded by the coding sequence ATGGAAACTAGAAAAAAAAGGGCAAAGCAAGAACTCGAATCCTTGGCAGCGCACCTTGTAGGCGAGGTAGTTTACGAGAATGGTGTACAGGTACTTAAAGTCAGTAATGAGATTGGAGAAGGACAGGTACAATGTATCTGTTTCGACGATGGTCTTATTGCCATGGAGTTCGATGTAGCATTAAAGCAGAATATTTCTGTGCTATTGAACGAGAAGCAAGGCGATATGGTGTATTTTCTATATTGTCTGGAAGGGAATTGTCTTCATAAATTCCAAAAAGATGAAGTGATTACCAAATTGGAAGAATTGCAAACGGCTGTTGTTTCAAACAGCACGGAGCTGTTGAGCGAATTATTGATCCGTAAGGATAGTCGATTGATTTTAAATCTTATTAGAATCGATAGAAAGAAATACGTTAAGAAATTCAAGAAAGATTTTGAAGGTTTTGACCAGAAGACTTTGCAATTTCTTGATTCGTTCAATGATCATAAAGGGTATTTTCACCTGGGGAAGATAAACCTTGAAATAGGAGAGCTCATCAAGATGCTTGAAAATGCGAAATTCGTAAACGACTTGTCGACACTGATGCAGTTCGAAGGTATTTGCCATCTGATACTTGCAAAGCAAATCGAGCAATTCAGATTTGAAATGGAATTTGGAAAGAGCCCTGCGACCACATTATTAAAGCGGGAACTAAAGGATATTGGGGAAGTCAGTGATTTTATCAAAAATTATCCGGAGGTACAGCATACTATTACCAATCTGTGTTCCAAATCGGGCCTTTCCGCAGCAAAACTGCAACAAGGCTTTCGTTTCATACATGACATGACGGTTGGCGAGTTCGTTCGCGATACCCGTTTAAAAAGAGCCCGTCATCTATTGCAGACCACAGAGATGAACATTTCCGAAGTGGTCTATACCATTGGTTTGACCAGCAGGAGCTATTTTTGTAAGATTTTCAAGGCCAAATACCGTTGTAGTCCAAAGCAATACAAAAAAAATGTACTGCAAAAGCAGCAAATCGAGGCGTAG
- a CDS encoding glycoside hydrolase family 2 protein codes for MKNLRFLFSTIVICIWFSCAIKAQDTAPRTKQNINEKWGYSENPVATPAELQSESTWATVDLPHSWNSEDVTDNVPGYRRNASWYKKDVNIPEIDSDKRYLLYFEGANITTAVYVNGNKAGEHIGGYIGFEIDMTPYLKVGSNEVLVRVDNGYDRDVIPSQKSDFFIYGGLTRDVWLLTKPITAIDGVKISTPQVSKASASLKVVVPISAYDGKTGMEVEVVLKNPSGKKVASENVDVTSETVEVLFEKIRKPQLWDTKTPNLYTAEIKLIEKGKTIDATSEKVGFRWFEFVDNGPFYLNGERLLLRGTHRHEEHAGVGAAMSNELHRKDMELIKEMGANFVRLAHYPQDPEIYKACDELGLLVWDELPWCRGGLGEDVWQANTKNMLKEIIDQNYNHPSIIIWSLGNEMYWLPDFEGGGDTAKMNSFLTELNEIAHDMDPTRKTAIRKYYEGAELVDVFSPSIWSGWYSGSYKSYQKAVETYKKEYKHFLHAEYGGSSHVGRHSENPITGEGQIQSDGWEEAIVQTEVANIAQIGDWSENYIVDLFDWHLRISETDPTFVGNVQWAFKDFGTPLRPENDIPYMNQKGLVDREGNPKDAFYVFKSYWADEPFTYIESHSWTERQGPSDLARNVSVFSNCEKVTLYHNGKSLGEKTKDLKNFPASGLHWDVAFAEGNNELVAKGVTANGGVANDTLKVNYRYTKNGAAKGLTLSAEKMDNGNYMVTAIAKDSDGMRCLDYEDKVYFQCLEGGKAKKHQGTPTGSEIIGMANGKASIEVVPDNTTNDLKVMVLNQNFKGTYLTIQK; via the coding sequence ATGAAAAACCTCCGTTTCTTGTTCTCGACAATTGTGATTTGCATATGGTTTTCCTGTGCGATCAAAGCGCAGGATACCGCGCCCCGTACAAAACAAAATATCAATGAAAAGTGGGGGTATTCGGAAAATCCCGTAGCGACGCCAGCTGAACTACAATCGGAGAGTACTTGGGCGACGGTCGATTTGCCACATAGTTGGAATAGTGAGGATGTAACCGATAACGTTCCCGGGTATCGCAGAAATGCAAGTTGGTACAAAAAGGATGTGAACATTCCCGAAATCGATTCAGACAAAAGATACCTGCTCTATTTCGAGGGGGCCAATATTACCACTGCAGTTTATGTAAATGGGAATAAGGCCGGAGAACATATAGGAGGCTACATTGGGTTCGAAATCGACATGACACCCTACCTCAAAGTGGGCTCGAATGAAGTTTTGGTCCGTGTAGATAATGGCTATGACCGTGATGTAATCCCGTCGCAGAAAAGCGACTTTTTTATCTATGGAGGCCTTACAAGGGATGTATGGCTGCTGACGAAACCGATTACCGCAATCGATGGGGTAAAGATTTCAACACCTCAGGTATCAAAAGCGAGCGCGTCCTTAAAAGTCGTCGTTCCTATCTCGGCGTACGATGGTAAAACGGGCATGGAGGTAGAGGTAGTGCTAAAAAATCCTTCAGGAAAGAAAGTGGCCTCGGAGAACGTTGACGTGACCTCTGAAACGGTAGAAGTATTATTTGAAAAGATACGAAAACCCCAATTATGGGACACCAAAACGCCCAACCTGTATACTGCCGAAATCAAACTTATCGAAAAAGGCAAAACGATTGATGCGACATCCGAAAAGGTTGGCTTTCGATGGTTCGAATTTGTTGATAACGGTCCGTTTTATTTGAACGGGGAGCGTTTGCTATTGAGAGGAACACACAGACATGAAGAACATGCGGGAGTAGGAGCGGCCATGTCAAATGAATTGCATCGTAAAGACATGGAGCTGATCAAGGAGATGGGCGCGAATTTCGTTCGTTTGGCGCATTATCCTCAAGATCCTGAAATTTACAAGGCTTGCGACGAACTTGGGTTATTGGTATGGGATGAGCTGCCTTGGTGCCGCGGGGGATTGGGAGAAGACGTTTGGCAAGCGAATACCAAGAACATGCTCAAGGAGATTATCGACCAGAACTACAATCACCCAAGTATAATTATTTGGTCTTTGGGCAACGAAATGTACTGGCTACCCGATTTTGAAGGCGGCGGCGATACCGCGAAAATGAATTCATTTTTAACCGAGTTGAACGAAATCGCCCACGATATGGACCCTACCCGTAAAACCGCGATTCGAAAATATTATGAGGGCGCTGAACTCGTAGATGTCTTTTCGCCCTCTATATGGTCAGGTTGGTACTCGGGAAGTTATAAAAGCTATCAAAAAGCTGTTGAAACCTACAAGAAAGAGTATAAACACTTTTTACATGCAGAATATGGTGGATCAAGCCATGTCGGGCGGCATAGTGAAAATCCCATAACCGGTGAAGGGCAGATACAGTCCGACGGATGGGAAGAGGCAATCGTTCAAACAGAAGTGGCCAACATCGCCCAAATCGGCGATTGGAGCGAAAACTATATCGTAGACCTTTTCGATTGGCACTTACGAATATCTGAGACAGATCCGACCTTTGTGGGCAATGTACAATGGGCCTTTAAGGACTTTGGAACGCCATTGCGTCCAGAAAACGATATCCCCTACATGAATCAAAAAGGGCTGGTAGATCGGGAAGGAAACCCAAAGGATGCTTTTTATGTATTTAAAAGTTATTGGGCCGACGAACCGTTCACTTATATCGAATCGCACAGTTGGACCGAACGTCAAGGCCCGAGTGATTTGGCTAGGAACGTGAGTGTTTTCAGTAATTGTGAAAAGGTAACACTTTATCACAATGGGAAAAGTCTCGGTGAAAAAACCAAGGACCTCAAGAATTTTCCGGCATCGGGATTACACTGGGACGTGGCATTCGCAGAAGGGAATAACGAGCTCGTAGCGAAGGGTGTTACAGCAAATGGTGGCGTCGCCAACGACACTTTGAAGGTAAACTACCGCTATACTAAAAATGGCGCGGCCAAAGGCTTGACCTTAAGTGCCGAAAAAATGGACAATGGAAATTATATGGTTACCGCCATAGCCAAGGATAGTGACGGAATGCGATGTCTTGATTACGAAGACAAGGTATATTTTCAGTGTTTGGAAGGCGGGAAGGCCAAAAAACACCAAGGTACCCCGACGGGAAGCGAAATTATAGGAATGGCCAATGGAAAGGCTTCGATAGAAGTGGTTCCCGACAATACGACGAATGATTTGAAAGTGATGGTTTTAAACCAAAATTTCAAGGGTACCTATTTGACCATTCAAAAATAG
- a CDS encoding alginate lyase family protein has translation MRYTIVFLILISMGCSRAQHSYDHPIFKKEKDRVLELVADYENLEPITVTAAVCERSTGGRNDFYSEGDYWWPDPENPDGPYIRKDGMTNPENFTAHRTAMIRFSQIAGALGSAYLITKDAKYAEQLRPHVLAWFFDENTRMNPNLLYGQAIMGKVTGRGIGIIDTIHLMEVAKAFGATESSGVFSKDEIKGVKEWFTNYLNWITTHEYGVAERDNGNNHSVCWALQVAVFAELVKDQPALEYVREMYKNVLLPRQMAANGSFPLELERTKPYGYSLFNIDALTGVCQVASTPENNLFAYTTDDGRGIAKGIEFIFPYTKDKSKWPYAKDVMYWDEWPVRHPYLLFGGLAFEKESYLALWNTLEPNFDTPEVVRNMPIRYPLLWLN, from the coding sequence ATGCGATATACGATTGTTTTTTTGATTTTAATTTCGATGGGCTGTTCAAGGGCACAGCATAGCTATGACCACCCGATTTTCAAAAAGGAGAAAGACAGGGTCTTAGAGCTAGTCGCCGATTATGAAAATTTGGAACCTATTACGGTTACCGCTGCAGTTTGCGAGCGAAGTACGGGGGGCAGGAACGATTTTTATTCCGAGGGGGATTACTGGTGGCCAGATCCCGAAAACCCCGATGGACCATATATTCGCAAAGACGGGATGACGAATCCAGAGAATTTTACCGCGCACCGGACCGCGATGATTCGTTTCAGCCAAATTGCAGGTGCTTTGGGATCGGCCTATTTGATAACCAAGGATGCAAAATATGCCGAGCAACTACGCCCGCATGTTCTGGCATGGTTCTTCGATGAAAATACACGTATGAATCCCAACCTGCTATATGGGCAAGCGATTATGGGAAAAGTGACAGGGCGTGGTATCGGAATCATCGATACGATCCACCTGATGGAGGTGGCAAAGGCCTTTGGTGCTACCGAATCCTCTGGGGTTTTCTCAAAAGATGAAATCAAAGGAGTGAAAGAGTGGTTTACCAATTATTTGAACTGGATAACTACTCACGAATATGGGGTCGCCGAAAGGGATAATGGCAATAATCACAGTGTTTGTTGGGCGTTACAGGTCGCCGTATTCGCCGAACTGGTGAAAGACCAACCAGCACTAGAGTACGTACGCGAAATGTATAAAAATGTATTATTACCGAGACAAATGGCCGCAAATGGCTCGTTTCCCTTAGAACTCGAACGCACCAAGCCCTATGGGTATTCCCTTTTTAATATCGATGCTTTGACCGGGGTTTGTCAGGTAGCATCAACTCCGGAAAATAATTTATTTGCTTACACTACCGATGATGGTAGGGGTATTGCCAAAGGCATTGAATTTATATTTCCGTATACAAAAGATAAAAGCAAATGGCCTTATGCAAAAGATGTGATGTATTGGGACGAATGGCCGGTACGGCATCCGTATTTGCTTTTTGGAGGTCTTGCTTTTGAAAAAGAGTCCTATTTAGCCCTCTGGAATACTTTGGAGCCCAATTTCGATACGCCTGAAGTGGTGCGTAATATGCCCATTCGTTATCCCTTATTGTGGCTAAACTAG
- a CDS encoding DUF1328 family protein → MLRWTITFIILAIIAGIFGFGGIAAGAATIAKVLFFIFLVLFVVSLISGRKKIL, encoded by the coding sequence ATGTTACGTTGGACCATCACTTTTATCATTTTAGCCATTATTGCAGGTATATTTGGTTTCGGGGGTATCGCTGCAGGTGCTGCCACCATCGCCAAAGTATTATTCTTTATATTCCTTGTATTATTTGTAGTATCTTTAATTAGCGGGAGAAAGAAAATATTATAA
- a CDS encoding arsenate reductase family protein, whose product MGVIAKHENKITLYYHSDTAIGKQTKAYLASSEKDILPIDLAQQNLTGTQWAEIAKGLGKSASDLIDKEHPTFVDEYGDDRIEMDEHQWLKILDNRPEVIICPILIVGEAFYEISTPSDIMAHIEADSAGLNERGK is encoded by the coding sequence ATGGGAGTCATCGCCAAACACGAGAACAAAATTACATTATACTATCATTCCGATACGGCTATCGGGAAACAGACCAAAGCCTACCTGGCATCAAGCGAGAAGGATATATTGCCCATTGACTTGGCACAACAGAACCTCACCGGTACCCAATGGGCCGAAATTGCCAAAGGGCTGGGAAAAAGCGCCAGTGACTTAATAGACAAGGAGCATCCCACTTTCGTTGACGAATACGGTGATGACCGCATTGAGATGGACGAGCACCAGTGGTTAAAGATTTTAGACAATCGCCCTGAAGTGATCATTTGTCCGATTTTAATCGTTGGGGAGGCTTTTTACGAGATTTCGACACCTTCGGACATTATGGCGCATATTGAAGCTGACAGCGCTGGTTTAAACGAACGCGGAAAATAG
- the cls gene encoding cardiolipin synthase, whose product MNTALLILYIIITLWAIASIVFHGSRPTKSISWVLTAIVFPFAGPLLYYLFGVNRRKFKIFRLKHSERRKLFDIPEEEQESLRNFDLRKKAKLARLVKNNSLMSAYEGNKITLLNDGEKTFQSIFEAIKKAENYIHMQYYIIEKGELTDTFYTLFKQKTEEGVQVRLIYDSLGSSGLRGKTIKRFRDIGVDTHSILPLRFGNTLYRLNYRNHRKILIIDGHTGFTGGVNVSDKYIRPISNLGIWKDFHVKLEGPVVNSLHRIFLQDYHTSSEKKDLLDTSKYLTKIPTKGEMTAQIVSSGPDSKQPAIMQQYIAMINLAENRICIANPYFIPGLPVLEALKIAALSGVEVSLLVPKKSDSLMAKYSMASCFRELLAVGVKIYTRHDFSHSKVIVIDQEIASVGSGNFDYRSFEHNFETNALLYDTELATKITEEFDAHCTDDICLDYETFKKRPVWIKFLEGLAKFFSPLL is encoded by the coding sequence ATGAATACAGCCCTGTTAATTCTTTATATAATTATTACATTATGGGCTATTGCAAGTATCGTCTTTCATGGCTCGCGACCCACAAAATCTATAAGTTGGGTACTTACGGCAATTGTCTTTCCCTTTGCGGGACCTCTATTGTACTATCTATTCGGGGTCAATCGCCGAAAATTCAAGATTTTTAGGCTGAAGCACTCTGAGCGGAGAAAGTTGTTCGACATTCCGGAAGAGGAACAGGAATCGCTCCGGAATTTCGACCTTCGAAAAAAAGCAAAACTGGCGAGATTGGTGAAGAACAATAGTCTAATGTCGGCATATGAGGGAAATAAGATTACGCTTTTAAATGACGGGGAAAAGACCTTCCAAAGTATTTTCGAGGCTATAAAGAAGGCCGAGAACTATATTCACATGCAGTATTACATTATCGAGAAGGGTGAACTTACAGATACCTTCTATACACTATTCAAGCAGAAAACAGAAGAAGGTGTGCAAGTGCGTTTGATATATGATTCATTGGGTAGCTCCGGGCTTCGCGGCAAGACCATTAAACGTTTTCGGGATATCGGGGTAGATACGCATTCTATCCTTCCCCTGCGTTTCGGAAATACCCTATACCGACTGAATTATCGAAATCATCGTAAAATACTCATCATTGACGGCCATACGGGATTTACGGGTGGGGTAAACGTATCGGATAAATACATACGCCCAATTTCGAATCTGGGAATATGGAAAGATTTTCATGTGAAATTGGAGGGTCCCGTTGTGAATAGCCTGCATCGAATATTTTTGCAGGACTACCATACCTCTTCCGAAAAAAAAGACTTATTGGATACCTCTAAGTACCTAACAAAAATACCAACAAAAGGAGAAATGACCGCGCAGATCGTCTCCAGTGGTCCCGACTCTAAACAGCCGGCCATCATGCAACAATACATTGCCATGATCAATTTGGCAGAGAACCGTATCTGTATAGCGAACCCCTATTTCATACCCGGACTGCCTGTGCTGGAGGCATTAAAAATAGCCGCTTTAAGTGGGGTGGAGGTTAGTCTACTCGTTCCCAAAAAATCGGATTCCTTAATGGCCAAATACAGTATGGCCTCCTGTTTTCGGGAGCTGTTGGCCGTAGGGGTCAAAATCTATACCCGCCACGATTTTTCCCATAGTAAGGTCATCGTAATCGATCAGGAAATAGCATCAGTAGGTTCCGGCAATTTCGATTACCGCAGTTTTGAGCATAATTTTGAGACTAACGCCTTGTTGTATGATACCGAATTGGCGACGAAAATTACCGAGGAGTTCGACGCGCACTGCACCGATGATATCTGTCTGGATTATGAAACATTTAAAAAACGGCCCGTATGGATAAAGTTTCTGGAAGGCCTGGCCAAGTTTTTTAGTCCGTTGCTTTAA
- a CDS encoding helix-turn-helix transcriptional regulator: MREIVITSTKDDVILEQLNVCLEGDLTDNWGERVLTFDNALGKGVVRSISFDWGVSLLDCDVMFNEDVKIVFQTSSVTPIEFVFISKGSFKYNADDTEEIIDLEQYQNIILAPKRYSKKTFMFPPDRQIKVNFIRILRKEYLKKKNNNVTFLNELLLSVFNDENANLPYKHKGSFSLKIADEVKALNAVYDSGIMRTLSLEGRLYLILAMQLMEHHNFENKVTLPESLSKSDIKKIHELSQYIVDNIANPLSVVILAEQSGLSPKKLQLGFRVLYSKSVNEYIRQLKLEISRDYLKNTELSVSEIVYAIGIKSRSYFSKIFSEAYGILPTEYRKHLLKKEL; this comes from the coding sequence ATGAGAGAAATTGTTATAACTAGTACAAAAGACGATGTTATTCTTGAGCAGCTTAATGTATGCTTGGAAGGCGATCTGACCGATAATTGGGGTGAGCGTGTGCTTACCTTCGATAATGCCTTAGGCAAAGGCGTGGTTCGCAGCATATCTTTTGACTGGGGCGTATCGCTGTTAGATTGCGATGTTATGTTCAATGAGGATGTAAAAATCGTATTTCAGACCTCCAGCGTAACGCCCATTGAATTCGTTTTTATTTCAAAGGGTTCTTTCAAGTACAATGCCGATGATACTGAAGAAATTATAGACCTGGAGCAATACCAGAATATTATTTTGGCACCGAAACGATATTCTAAGAAAACTTTTATGTTCCCACCCGATCGTCAGATCAAGGTAAATTTTATTCGGATACTTCGAAAAGAGTATCTCAAGAAAAAAAATAACAATGTTACATTTTTAAATGAACTCCTTTTGTCGGTGTTCAATGATGAGAATGCAAACCTACCGTATAAACATAAAGGTAGTTTCAGTTTAAAAATTGCAGATGAGGTGAAAGCGTTAAACGCCGTATATGACAGCGGTATCATGCGTACTTTATCCTTGGAAGGCCGCTTGTACCTTATATTGGCCATGCAATTGATGGAGCATCACAACTTCGAGAATAAAGTAACGCTCCCTGAATCCTTGTCAAAAAGTGACATTAAAAAAATACATGAACTGTCTCAATATATTGTCGATAATATTGCCAATCCGTTGTCGGTAGTAATTTTGGCAGAGCAATCCGGCTTGAGCCCTAAGAAACTGCAATTGGGTTTTAGGGTGCTATATTCCAAATCGGTAAACGAGTACATTAGGCAATTGAAATTGGAAATTTCCAGAGATTACCTCAAAAACACCGAATTATCCGTCTCCGAAATCGTTTATGCCATTGGGATAAAAAGTAGAAGCTATTTTTCGAAGATTTTTTCTGAAGCCTATGGCATTTTGCCTACAGAGTATCGTAAACATTTATTGAAGAAAGAACTTTAG
- a CDS encoding SOS response-associated peptidase family protein, with product MYYKLSNTAERSRIERRLGLSFKHPNLYKPEVVINGLIETNVSIVTAEQPELISLGIWGILPEEYTDEWTAFQNVTNTLHFDYAGITSDLWYSRPFKHRRCLFIVTGFFTCYLRDGKVYPYHIGLKSGAPFYLAGVYNVLEDGFITCSLLVKKADDFIKKFQNVGDKMPIVIKESLADIYLDDSLRPKEIKEFLGQDHDNKLHATPIEKEFFNQNISYDSMLGPYDYGNLPTDE from the coding sequence ATGTACTATAAACTTTCAAATACTGCGGAACGGTCGAGGATCGAGCGAAGGTTAGGTTTGTCTTTCAAACACCCTAATCTCTACAAACCTGAAGTAGTCATAAATGGTTTGATAGAGACCAATGTTTCTATTGTAACAGCGGAACAGCCCGAATTGATTTCCTTGGGTATTTGGGGTATTCTTCCAGAGGAATACACAGACGAGTGGACCGCTTTTCAAAACGTGACCAATACATTACACTTTGATTATGCCGGAATAACGTCAGATCTCTGGTATTCCAGACCCTTTAAGCACAGAAGGTGTCTCTTTATCGTTACGGGCTTCTTTACCTGCTATCTTCGAGACGGGAAGGTTTATCCGTATCATATTGGTTTAAAATCCGGAGCCCCATTTTATCTTGCGGGTGTATATAATGTTTTAGAGGATGGTTTTATCACATGCTCCCTATTGGTAAAAAAAGCCGACGACTTTATCAAAAAGTTTCAAAATGTCGGAGACAAAATGCCTATTGTTATCAAAGAGAGTCTGGCGGATATTTATCTTGATGATTCCCTTCGACCGAAAGAAATAAAGGAATTCTTGGGGCAGGACCACGATAATAAATTGCATGCAACTCCTATTGAAAAAGAGTTCTTCAATCAAAATATCTCTTACGACAGTATGCTCGGGCCGTATGATTATGGCAATCTACCTACAGACGAATGA
- a CDS encoding helix-turn-helix transcriptional regulator: protein MVEKLGIRDLNVHDVIKDMAKNFGISYDEEHHEMCIRIPDELGSGYVKAIQFENGLGILESDYLLKKKFHIEMQKGVIHPLKIIFNRESAFDHKFNGKEEEHRIDHLESAILSSNSKHTHVFKMPANEPICTFSIQINRKLFEKKIDAFLSDMDENTETLFRDVNGINLYFHKSHYSLDISRFIEEFTECELQGFMKAVYQEGKAYEILTHHLKQYLDDLNEPDKRKILRQSTVNRIEKAVDLIKEEIATVGNVVALANDVGLNQNTLQAGFKQLYGKSVNQFIRDERIEMAKDLIETSNMNITEITYAIGINSRSYFSKLFKEKFSVSPKHYLQKIREEGRKTS, encoded by the coding sequence ATGGTCGAGAAATTAGGCATACGGGATTTGAATGTGCACGATGTGATAAAGGACATGGCGAAGAATTTCGGTATTTCATATGATGAAGAACATCATGAAATGTGTATTCGTATCCCCGATGAATTGGGATCGGGCTATGTAAAAGCAATCCAATTCGAGAACGGGCTTGGTATTTTAGAATCGGACTACCTCTTAAAAAAGAAATTCCATATTGAAATGCAAAAGGGGGTAATACATCCCTTAAAGATAATTTTCAATCGTGAATCGGCTTTTGATCATAAATTTAACGGGAAGGAAGAGGAACATCGTATAGATCATCTTGAGAGCGCTATCCTGTCAAGCAACTCTAAACATACGCACGTCTTTAAAATGCCCGCAAATGAACCTATCTGCACTTTTAGTATTCAAATCAACCGAAAACTTTTCGAAAAGAAAATAGACGCTTTTCTTTCCGATATGGATGAAAACACGGAAACCTTATTTCGTGATGTAAACGGAATCAATCTCTACTTTCATAAGAGCCATTATAGTTTGGACATTTCTCGGTTTATAGAAGAATTTACCGAATGTGAACTCCAGGGCTTCATGAAAGCCGTATATCAGGAGGGCAAAGCGTACGAAATTCTTACCCATCACCTTAAACAGTATTTAGATGATTTGAATGAGCCCGACAAACGTAAAATCCTGCGACAGTCTACGGTTAATCGTATCGAAAAGGCAGTTGACCTCATAAAGGAAGAAATCGCTACGGTCGGTAATGTGGTTGCGTTGGCCAATGACGTTGGTCTCAACCAGAATACGCTACAGGCCGGATTTAAGCAGTTGTACGGGAAGTCGGTAAATCAATTCATACGCGATGAGCGAATAGAAATGGCCAAAGACCTCATTGAGACCTCGAATATGAATATTACGGAAATTACGTATGCGATCGGTATCAACTCTAGAAGCTATTTTTCCAAGTTGTTCAAGGAAAAATTTTCGGTAAGTCCGAAGCATTATCTACAAAAAATTCGGGAAGAGGGCCGAAAGACCTCCTAA
- a CDS encoding glycoside hydrolase family 88 protein, which yields MAKTCYSVVAIAFVFLSVACKSDGTKKTETPAISVDSLLQIRYQNLLHYPVDSMSFPRSYTRSTKTTRKVPSKDWTSGFFPGNLWQLYKLTGNKAYKERASEWTALMEKEKLNGKTHDMGFKIYCSFGEGNEVEKSAFYQDVIVESAQTLATRFNENVGSLRSWDFNSDVWEFPVIIDNMMNLELLFEATRISGDSAFHKMAVTHANTTLKNHFRPDNSSVHVVVYDTITGVVKEKVTHQGFDAESVWSRGQGWGIYGYTMCYRFTKDPAYLKQAEASAQFYLNHPNLPEDGIPFWDLKDPALPDAVKDVSAATIIASALLELASYSDQPEYQAYANKVMETLHSTEYVLDRDIDAPFILDHSTGNWPKKDEMDEPIVYGDYYFLEALLRTNKL from the coding sequence ATGGCGAAAACTTGCTATTCCGTAGTAGCTATTGCATTTGTATTCCTATCCGTAGCCTGCAAATCCGATGGTACGAAAAAAACAGAAACACCGGCCATAAGCGTTGATTCGCTCTTGCAGATCAGGTATCAAAACCTCTTGCACTATCCGGTGGATTCCATGTCCTTTCCCAGGAGCTATACCCGAAGCACCAAGACGACTAGAAAAGTACCTTCAAAGGACTGGACCAGCGGCTTCTTTCCGGGAAATCTATGGCAGCTCTACAAATTAACGGGCAACAAAGCGTACAAAGAACGCGCCTCGGAGTGGACGGCCTTAATGGAAAAGGAGAAACTGAACGGCAAGACCCATGATATGGGATTCAAGATATATTGCAGTTTCGGTGAGGGTAACGAAGTTGAAAAGAGCGCTTTTTACCAAGATGTTATTGTAGAAAGTGCGCAGACCTTGGCCACCCGATTCAACGAGAACGTCGGTAGCCTTCGTTCGTGGGATTTCAATAGCGATGTTTGGGAGTTTCCCGTAATCATCGATAATATGATGAATCTCGAATTGCTATTTGAAGCGACTCGAATCAGTGGCGACAGTGCCTTTCATAAAATGGCCGTTACCCATGCCAATACAACACTCAAAAATCATTTTCGACCCGACAACAGTAGTGTACATGTAGTGGTTTATGATACCATCACCGGTGTGGTGAAAGAAAAAGTGACCCACCAGGGTTTCGATGCGGAATCGGTTTGGTCTAGAGGTCAGGGATGGGGAATCTATGGGTATACCATGTGTTATCGCTTTACCAAAGACCCAGCCTACTTGAAACAAGCGGAAGCAAGTGCACAATTCTATTTAAACCATCCGAACTTACCGGAAGATGGCATCCCGTTTTGGGATTTAAAAGATCCGGCCCTACCCGATGCAGTTAAAGACGTATCTGCCGCTACGATCATTGCCTCGGCTTTGCTGGAGTTAGCTTCGTATTCGGATCAACCGGAATATCAGGCTTATGCGAATAAGGTCATGGAAACACTACATTCCACCGAATATGTGTTGGATAGGGATATCGACGCACCGTTCATTTTAGACCACAGTACGGGTAACTGGCCCAAGAAAGATGAGATGGACGAACCCATTGTGTATGGTGATTATTATTTTTTAGAAGCGCTTCTGAGAACAAATAAACTTTAA